In Mixophyes fleayi isolate aMixFle1 chromosome 11, aMixFle1.hap1, whole genome shotgun sequence, one DNA window encodes the following:
- the TMEM218 gene encoding transmembrane protein 218 isoform X2 codes for MAITVLGVGPGVCLIAVIWVVTLVLCILMYRASAAARLASGVLVFMAAIITIIMVYFPRESRTPSPIKEVQIVDTFFIGRYVLMSVASLIFLCGVFLVLVYHILEPVYARPLRVL; via the exons ATGGCCATCACAGTGCTCGGCGTGGGCCCAGGAGTGTGTTTGATCGCTGTAATTTGGGTGGTAACGCTGGTGTTGTGCATCCTTATGTACCGAGCGTCTGCAGCAGCACG ATTGGCCAGCGGTGTCCTGGTCTTCATGGCTGCGATCATCACAATTATTATGGTGTATTTTCCACGTGAGAGCAGAACTCCCTCACCTATAAAGGAGGTTCAG ATTGTGGACACGTTCTTCATTGGCCGCTATGTCCTGATGTCCGTTGCGAGTCTGATTTTCCTTTGCGGCGTCTTCCTGGTTCTTGTGTACCATATTTTGGAACCGGTCTATGCCAGACCTCTTCGCGTCCTTTAA